In Pseudomonas flavescens, the sequence CAGTGGCGTGCACGGCGTAAACGCCGATCGAGGTGATGATGGCGATGGCCGGCACCAGGGCCCAGTACGGCACGGCGAGGATCTTGGTGAAGATCTTGATCATCGGCACGTTCATCACGATCAGCATGATGTTGGCGACGAACAGCGAGGCGATCAGGCCCCAGACGATGTCCGGCTGGTCGCGGAACAGCAGCGGGCCAGGGGTGATGTTGTACAGCGTGAGGGCGCCGAGCATCACTGCGGTGGTGCCTGAACCGGGTACGCCGAGGGTCAGCATCGGCACCATGGAGCCGCATGCCGAGGCGCTGTTGGCGGTTTCTGGTGCGGCCAGGCCACGCAGGTCACCCTCGCCGAACTTGTTGTCCTTGGTGGCCAGGCGTTTTTCGCTCATGTAGGCCACGGCACTGGCCAGGGTCGCACCGGCGCCCGGCAGGATGCCCAGACCGAAGCCGACTGCGCCGCTGCGCAGGTTGGTGGCCAGCACCGACATGCCTTCCTTGAGATTGAACAGCATGCGGCCCTTGGCTTCTATTGCTTTCTGGCCATGGTGAGTGCGCTCGAGCAGAACGAGGATCTCGCTGACCGAGAACAGACCAAGCACCAGCACCACGAACTGGATGCCGTCGGCCAGGCCGAGGCTGCCGAAGGTGAAACGGTACACGCCACTGTTGGAGTCGATACCGACACAGGACAGGAACAAGCCGATGCAGGCGGCAATCGCGGTCTTCATCGGTTTGTTGCCGGCCATGCCTGCCAGACAGACGATGGCGAACACCATCAGCACGAAGTACTCGGCGGGGCCGAAGGCGACCGCCCAACTGGCCAGCAGGGGCGCGAAGATCACCACACCGCAGGTCGCCATCAGGCCACCGACGAACGAACTCCAGGCGGAGATCGACAGGGCCACGCCCGCTTTACCCTGACGTGCCAGCGGGTAGCCGTCGAGGGTGGTCATCACGGCCGATGCTTCGCCCGGGATGTTGAGCAGGATCGAAGAAATACGGCCACCGTATTCACAGCCCAGGTACACGGCTGCGAGCAGGATCAGCGCGGTTTCCGGTGGCAGGCCGAGGGCGAAGGCGATGGGGATCAGCAGTGCCACGCCGTTGATCGGGCCCAGGCCCGGTAGCAGGCCGACGATGGTGCCGATCAGGGTGCCGCACAGTGCGGTGAACAGGTTGTAGGGGCTCAGGGCGACGCCGAAGCCCTGACCCAGGTAGCTAAAGGTATCCACGGATCAGATCTCCAGAGAGGACAGGATGCCGAGAGGCAGGGGAACGTCGAGAATCTTGTCGAACAGCAGGTACAGGCCGACCGCCAGCACCACACCGGAAATCACGCTGGCGACCCAGGTGCCTTCGTACAGGCGGGCCATGGCGATGCCGAAGATCAGGCTGGCCGGCACGAAGCCCAGCGGCTCGAACAGCGCGGCGTAGATGGTGAGGATCACCACGCAGCCAACCACCTTGCGGATCACGTGCTTGTCGAGCGGTGGCTCATCGCTGTGCGACGTGCTGCCGGACGGCTTCTTGACCAGCAGATAGATGGCGCCCAGACCCATGAGGATCAGCAGCAGCAGCGGGTAGGCGCGAGGACCGACCGGCTCGTAGGAGAAGGGCGCGTGATAGCCCCAGGCGACGATGCCCAGCGCGACGCAGGCGAGCAGCAGCACCACGCCGAAAATGCGTTGTGACATGAGGAAATCCTCGTTTTTTAGCAATGGCAAAAGCACCCCCTGGGCAATGCCCAGAGGATGAAAGGAGTCGTATGTGGTTGGCGCCGCGTGTTACTGCTGGATCAGGCCGAATTCCTGGGCCAGTTCCTTGTACTGGGCGACTTGCTTCTTCACGTAGCCGTCCAGCTCTTCGCCAGTCATGGCGAATGGGTACAGCTCGCGGTCTTCACGCAGCTTGGCGAAGTCTTCGGAGGCCAGCAGTTGGTCGAAGGCGTTCTTCCACCAGGTGTAGGCTTCTTCGCTGACCTTCGGGCCGAGGTAGAAACCACGGATTACCGGCCAGACCACATCAAAGCCCTGCTCTTTGGCCGTCGGGATGCTGGACACCACGCTGCCTGGCAGGCGCTCTTCGGAGAACACCGCGAGAATGCGCATGTCACCGCTTTCGATGTGTGGAACGGAGTCGGAGATGTCGGTACTGGCAACCTGAATGTGGCCGCCGAGCAATGCGGTGGCCAGCTCGCCACCGCCTTCCATCGCCACGTAGCGCAGCTCGCGTGGGTCGATGCCGGCTGCGCGGGCGATCAGTGCGGTTTGCATCCAGTCCTGGCTGCCCACTGTGCCGCCGGAACCGATGACGACCTTGCCCGGGTTGTCCTTGAGCGCCTTGACCAGGTCGTCCAGGGTCTTGTACGGCGAGTCCTTGCGTACCGCCAGGGCGCCGTAGCTGGTGCCGACACCGGCCAGCCACTTCACGGCGTTTTCGTCGAAGCGGCCGAACTTGCCTTGAGCCAGGTTGAGCAGCGAACCGCTGGAGAAGGCCGTGATGGTGCCCGCATCGGCAGGGCGCTGAGCAACCACTGCGTTGTAGGCCACTGCACCCACGCCGCCAGGCATGTAGGTCACACGCATCGGCGACTTCAGCAGCTTGCTTTCCACCAGGGCGCTTTGCGCCAGTTTGCAGGTCAGGTCGAAGCCACCGCCAGGCGCCGCCGGTGCGATGCACTCGGGGCGGCGCGGCTCATCGGCCAGCAAGGGGCCGGCGAAGGCCATGCAGGCGGCTGTAAGGGCTATACGGGTGAACGTAGTTTTCATGAAAGATCCCTCTGGTTTTTATTTTGAGTTACCAAATCGGCATGGTGTAGCCGACGATGATTCGATTTTCGTCCGCATCCCGGGCGAAATCGGAGCGGAAGCTGGCATTGCGCAGACGTACATAGACGTCTTTCAGGGCGCCGCTCTGCACCACGTACTTGATTTCGGTGTTGCGCTCCCATTCGCCGCCGGTCTGGTCGCTGCCAGTGATCTTGGCATCGTCACCGCTGATGTAGCGGGTCATGAAGCTCAGGCCCGGAATGCCGACCTTGGCGAAGTCGAAGTCGTAGCGCGCCTGCCAGGAGCGCTCGTCGGCGTTGGCGAAATCGTTGATCTGCACGAAGTTGACCAGGAACGGGTCACTGCCATCGATGTAGGCGAAGCCGGTGTCGCCGCTCATGTCCTGATAGCCCAGGCCGAACTTGTGGCCGCTGATGGCATAGCTGACCATGCCGTTGAGGGCGCGGTTGTCGACCTTGCCGGCCTTGGCGGCGCCGCTGTCATCGCTCAGCGTCAGGCGCAGATCGGAGGACAGAGTACCGCCGCCCAGCGCGTGGCTGGTTTGCAGGCCGAAGAAATGCTGGCGATAGATATCGTCCAGGTCGGCGAAGTAGTAGCGACCCGTCACGCCTTTGGTGAAGGTGTAATCGAAACCGGCCAGATCCAGATGATCGGCCGTGATGTTGCCTGCATAGCGCCCGTTCTTGCTGTTGAGCACGATGTCTTCGGAGTTGGTGGAAGCGCGGTCGATGACCTTGTCCAGGCGCCCGCCCGTGAAGGTCAGGCCGTCCAGTTCGGAGGAGGTGAGCAGGCCACCTTCGAACACCTGTGGCAGCAGGCGGCTGTCGCTGGCCTTGACCACGGGCAGCTCGGGAATGTGCGAACCATAGCGCAGCTCGGTTTCGGAGACCTTGACCTTGGCGGTCAGGCCCAGGCGGGAGAACTCATCCGGCGTGCCGCCGTCGTCCTGAACCGGAAGCAGGTCGGTGCCGGTGCGGCCGCCGCCTGAGTCCAGCTTGACGCCGAGCATGCCCATTGCATCGACACCGACACCGACGGTGCCTTCGGTGAAGCCGGAACGCAGGTCGAGCAGGAAACCCTGACCCCATTCTTCGCGCTTGTTCTGGCCGGTGCCTTCGCGGAAATCACGGTTCAGGTAGATATTGGTAGTGGTCAGGCTGGCGGAGCTGTCTTCGATGAAGGCGGCGTGAGCCATGGGGGCGAGCAGGGCGGTTGGCAGTGCGAGGCTGAGCAGGCTCAACGACGAAATAGCCTGACGGGGGGCGGTCGGCATGCGTGGTAACTCCATTGTTATTTTTGTCACGACCGCACACCACTGTGCAGGTCGTTCTATGAGCGGATCTGGCCGCTCTGCGGTGATCCTAGAAGTGCAACCTTTCACCAACCTTTCAGCGGTGAAAGTTGTTGCCTGTGTGCCGCTGTCGCACGCCGTAACTGCCAAGTTCGCGCGCGAACGGTAAACTCTTGCCACACATGGCGGTCAGTCATGGTTCGGTGTGGAGGTTGCAGTGCGAATTCTGCTGGTCGAAGATCATCCGCAATTGGCGGCGAGCGTTACCCAGGCGCTCAAGAGTGTCGGTTGGACAGTGGATGTTCTGCATGATGGCGTGGCCGCGGACTTGGCGCTGAGCAGCGAGGAATACGCCTTGGCGATCCTCGACGTGGGGCTGCCGCGCATGGACGGTTTCGAGGTGCTGGCGCGCCTGCGCGCGCGGGGCAAGACCGTTCCGGTGCTGATGCTCACCGCGCGTGGTGAGGTCAAGGACCGGGTGCACGGCCTCAATCTGGGGGCCGACGATTATCTGGCCAAACCGTTCGAATTGAGCGAGCTGGAGGCGAGGGTCAAGGCCCTGCTGCGACGCAGCATGCTGGGTGGTGAACAGCAGTTGCGCTGCGGTGATCTGGTCTATGACCTGGATACCCGGCGCTTCACGCTGCTCGAGGAGAGCCTCAATCTGACGTCCCGCGAGCAGGCGGTGCTCGAGGCGATGATCTCCCGACCGGGGCGGGTCATGAGCAAGGAGCAGCTGGCCTCGCAGGTCTTCGGTCTGGATGAGGACGCCAGCGCCGATTCCATCGAAATCTACGTTCACCGTCTGCGCAAGAAGCTCGAGGGCGGCTCGGTACGCATCGTCACCTTCCGTGGGCTCGGCTACCTGCTGGAAGCCACGAGTGGATAGGCCAGGCAGCCTGCGTGGCCGGCTTATCCGGCGCCTGGCTCTGTTGTTCACGGTGATTCTGCTGGTCAGTAGCCTGACTGCCTACTGGAGTGCCCGGCACGCCGCCGACACGGCCTATGACCGCACCCTGCTGGCATCTGCCCGGGCGATTTCCGACGGCCTTTATGCCGTGGAAGGGATGTTGAGTGCCAACGTGCCCTACATCGCGCTCGACACCTTCGCTTACGACAGTGCCGGACGTATCTACTATCAGGTGCTAGGTCCCAAGGGGGAGCTGGTGTCGGGCTACGAAGACCTGCCCGCCGCGCCGCCGGATACTCCGCGCACCAATGATTATCCGGCCCTGGCCAAGTTCTATGACGGTGATTACCGCGGCCAGGGCGTGCGTGTGGTGAGCTTCCTGCAGCCGGTGAGCGAGCCGGGCTATAGCGGCGTCGCCGAGATTCGCGTGGCGGAGACCCAGGGTGCCCGGGAGCGCATGACCCGCGATCTGTTGTTCGGCACGTTGTGGCGCATGGGCCTGCTGTCGATGAGTGCGCTGCTGCTGGTCTGGCTTGCCGTGAGTGCCGGCCTGCGCCCGCTGGAAAGCCTGCGCCGTACGGTGGCGGCGCGCAGCAGCGACGATCTGCGCCCGCTGCCCGACGGCGACATGCCCCGTGAACTGCGCCCTCTGGTCAATGCGCTGAACCAGTTCAATGACCGCCTGCGCGGGCTGTTCGAGCGTCAGTCGCAGTTCATTGCCGACGCGTCCCACGAATTGCGAACACCGTTGGCGGCGCTCAAGGCCCGGGTCGAACTTGGCTTGCGTGACCAGCAGCCCGAGGTCTGGCACGCAACGCTGGAAGATGCCGCGCTGAATGCCGATCGCCTGACGCATCTGGCTAACCAGTTACTGTCCCTGGCGCGTATCGAAAGTGGTGCGCGAGCGATCGCCGAGGGTGGCGCGCTGCGTCTGGACCTCAGCCAGCTGGCCCGCGAGCTGGGCATGGCCCTGGCGCCATTGGCTCATTCCCGTGGGGTCGCCCTGGCGCTGGAGGCCGAGCAGCCGGTTTGGATCCGCGGCGAGCCGACGCTGCTCAACGAGTTGCTGTGCAATCTGGTCGACAACGCCATGGCTTACACCAAGGCGGGCGGCAACGTGATCCTGCGCGTACTGGAGTCGGGCGTACTGGAGGTCGAGGATGATGGCCCGGGCATTCCCGAGGAGGATCGGGAGCGGGTGTTCGAACGCTTCTATCGGCGTCAGGCCCATGGGCTGGGTGCTGGCCTCGGGTTAGCCATCGTTGGCGAAATCTGCCGTGCCCATCGTGCCGCCATCAGCTTGCACCAGGCCAGCCCCCAGGGCTTGCTGGTGCGTGTGGCGTTTCACAGCGAGGCGGATTAGAGCGCTGCCGTTTCAGGGCAGGGGCGAGCACTGGCTCGCCCCGTGGCTGTCACTGCAGCATGGCCATGGCAGCGTCCATGGCTGCGGACAGATCTTCGTCCGAATGAAGGTCCATGTCAGGCTTGATACCCAATTTGGCGAAAGCCGGAATCCGATTCCAGTCCAGTTGCGTGTAGGGGTGTGGCGTACCGATGAAGCTTTGCAGGGTGGCTACCTGGACCAGGTCCACATAGTCGACCTTGGCGCTGTCGCGGCTGAAATTCAGGTACTGGCCGGGCACGCAGGCGATCATTTCCGGGAATTCCCAGGTGCGCAGGATCTTGTCACCGATGATCGGATGGATCTGCTCGATCACATGGTTGAGGCTGATCGAGTCGGCCAGCAGCTCGCTGTGCTCTTCGGCGTAGGTGAGGATCGGCAGCACGCCAATCTGATGCACCAGCCCGGCCAGGGTCGCCTGATCCGGCATCAAGCGGGTGTAGTGGCGGCTCAGTACGTGGCAGATACCGGCGATCTCGGTGCTCTTGTTCCACACTTCGCGCATCTTGCGGTCGACCACGTCGGTGGTGGCCTGGAACATCTGCTCCATCGCCAGGCCGGTGGCCAGGTTGCAGGTGTAGTTGATGCCGAGACGGCCGATCGCCATCTGCAGGTCGGTGATTTCGCGGTTGGTGCGCAGCAACGGGCTGTTCACCACCTTGATGATGCGTGCAGTCAGGGCCGCGTCGTTACCGATGACCTTGCTCAGCTCCGGGATGCCTACGTTGGGATCTTCCGCTGCCTCGCGAACTTTCAGGGCGACCTCGGGCAGGGTCGGGAGAACCAGCTCATCGTTGTCGATGGCCCTGGTGAGATCCAGTTGGACTTTCTCGGCGAGTTTGCTCATGAAATTCTCGTTATCGGCAGAGTGGTGGCGGACTGAGCGCAGTGTACGTCAGCGCTGGATCTCGCGGTTGCTGTCCAGCGTGTACGGCAGGTCCAGCAGGTCGAGCGGCAGGCCTTCCGGTGTGCCGAGATGGATATTGCCATCGTTGGCCGCATCCTCCTGCAGCACGGCCAGCAATTCCACGCCCGTTGCGCTGGGCGCAGCCAGCACCACTTCGCCAACCGAGCTGCGGTGTACGGGGGAGAACAGTTCGGCGCCTGGTTGCGGCGCCTGGTCGGTGTTCAGGGTCAGGCGATAGAGGCGCCGCTTGAGCTTGCCGAGGTACTGCATGCGGGCAACGATTTCCTGTCCGGTGTAGCAGCCCTTCTTGAAGCTGACGCCGCCGACTGCCTGCAGGTTGATCATCTGCGGGATGAACAGCTCGCGGGTCGCGCCGGTCACCTGGCCGATACCCGCACGGATCTGCGCCAGCAGCCAGTCGTTGAGCGTCCCCTGAGGCAGTCGCTCACTCAGTTGCAGGCGAATGCCTTCAGCCTGCTCGGCCGGCGTCCAGAGTTCTGCACGGCCATCGCTCAGGCGGATGGCCAGCAGGCTCTCGGTACTGGCGACGCTGTCGGTTTCCGCAGCGAGCTCCAGGCCCAGTGCCTGCAGCGCGCCTTCGCCACCGCTCAGGCCGAAGCGAACCCAGGCCTCGCTTTCATCGCCGAGCTTGGCCTTGGAAAACACCACGTATTTCTGCAGGTCGGCGAGTTGCGCCTCCAGCAGGTCACGATCCATGGCCAGCAGGAAGCCTTCGGCCACGCTGACGATACGGAAGCTGGAGAGCATGCGCCCTTTTGGCGTGCAGCGAGCGCCCAGGCTCGAGCCGCTGGCACCCAGATAGTTGATGTTGCAGGTGATCTGGCCCTGCAGGAATTTCCCGGCATCGGGGCCGCGCACGGCAAGGATGCCTTCATGGGTGAGTGGGCAGAAGAAAGCGCTATCGGCCATGGTCGAGAGAATCGCAGGCAGAGAATGAGGTTGCCATGATAAGAGCAGCGGCGAGCCTCAAGCTACAGGCTTCGGTGGGAAAAAACGCTGGCCGACGGCAGGTCATGAGTCTGGCACTGCGCTCGACCTGCACCCGTGACGGCCGCGCACGCTTGCAGCTCTTGTTATACTGCCGGCCCTTTTCCAGGAGCAGCCCCATGGTCGACGCCACTGAACTCAATCGCCTCTTCTGGCACAGCCGACGCGGGATGCTCGAACTGGACGTGTTGCTGGTGCCCTTCGTGCGCGAGGTGTACGCGACGCTCAACGACGAGGATCGCGCTCGCTACCGCAAGCTGCTCGAGTGCGAGGATCAAGACATGTTCGGCTGGTTCATGCAGCGCGGCGAGCCCGAAGACGCGGATCTGCGCTACATCGTTCGCATGATCCTGGACCGTGTCCAGCCCAAGTAAGCGCTTCGAGTGTCACTGGCAGCCGTCGCGGCGGTTGCTGGAAGTCTACCTATGCGCCCAGGCGCTGGCGCTGCTGACCCTTCTACTGATCGATATCCCGCTCTGGGCGCGAATTTCGGCGCTGCTACTGCTCGCCGCCCACGCCGCCTGGGTTCTGCCGCGGCACGTATTGCTGAGCAGCCCCGCTGTCTTTTGCGGGCTGCGTCATGATGATCTGGGCTGGCAGGCTCGCCGCGAGGCGGGTGACTGGCTGCCTGTCACCTTGCTACCCGACAGTGTCGCGCTGCCGTGGCTGGTGATCGTGCGGTTCCGCCTGCCTGGCGAGTACCGGGTCCGCAGCCTTTGCCTGCTTGCCGACAGCATGCCCCACGACGCCCACCGGCGTTTGCGGGTGCACCTGAAGTTCAGCCGTCAGCGTTGGCGGGTCGCAGAATAGTGTCCCGCGCCTGCGCCAGCAGGTCCGGATAGTCCAGCGTGTAGTGCAGGCCTCTAGATTCCTTGCGCTCCATGGCCGAGAGAATCATCAACTCGGCCACCTGTGCCAGGTTGCGCAGTTCGATCAGATCCCGACTGACCTTGTAGTTGCTGTAGAACTCGTCGATTTCGTCGAGCAGCAGGCGCACGCGATGCTGGGCGCGCTGCAGGCGCTTGGTGGTCCGCACGATGCCGACGTAGTCCCACATGAAACGCCGCAGCTCGTCCCAGTTGTGGGCGATGATCACGTCTTCATCCGAGTCGGTGACCTGGCTGGCGTCCCAGGAGGGCAGCTCCGCAGGCATCTGCACCTGATCCAGATTGGCGACGATGTCGGCGGCCGCCGAGCGCGCATAGACGAAGCATTCGAGCAGGGAGTTGCTGGCCATGCGATTGGCCCCGTGCAGGCCGGTGAAGCTGGTTTCACCAATGGCATACAGTCCAGGCACATCGCTACGTCCAGCCTGATCGACGAGCACGCCGCCGCAGGTGTAGTGCGCCGCAGGTACCACGGGAATCGCCTGCCGGGTGATGTCGATACCGAACTCCAGGCAGCGCTGATGAACGGTCGGGAAGTGGCTTTTGACGAAGTCCGCGGGCTTGTGGCTGATGTCCAGGTAAACGCAGTCGACGCCCAGGCGCTTCATTTCATGGTCGATGGCGCGGGCGACGATATCTCGCGGTGCCAGCTCTTCGCGTGGGTCGAAGCGCGGCATGAAGCGCTCGCCATTGGGCAGGCGCAGCAGGGCGCCTTCGCCGCGCAGTGCCTCGGTGATCAGAAAGCTTTTGGCCTGGGGGTGATAGAGGCAGGTTGGGTGGAACTGGTTGAATTCTAGATTGCCGACCCGGCAGCCGGCGCGCCAAGCCATGGCGATGCCGTCACCGCAGGCGCCGTCCGGGTTGCTGGTGTAGAGGTAGACCTTGGCTGCGCCGCCCGTGGCAAGAATGACGAAACGCGCGTGATGGGTGTCCACTTCGCCGCTGCGTCTGTCCAGCACGTAAGCGCCCAGGCAGCGCTGGCCCTCGCGCCCGAGCTTGCGTTCGGTGATCAGGTCCACGGCGACGCGCTGCTCGAGCAGCTCGACATTGCTGCGCTGGCGGGTACGTTCGAGCAGGGTATTGAAGATCGCAGCGCCGGTTGCATCGGCCGCATGGATGATCCGTCGATGGCTATGGCCACCTTCGCGGGTCAGGTGGAACTCGAAACCGCCGTCCTCGCGATCGTGTTCATCGTCGCGGGTGAAGGGCACGCCCTGATCGATCAGCCACTGGATGGCCTCGCGGCTGTGCTCGACGGTGAAGCGCACGGCGTCTTCACGGCACAGGCCGCCGCCGGCATTCAAGGTGTCGTCTACATGCGAGTCGACCGTGTCGCTGCCGTCCAGCACCGCTGCCACGCCACCTTGCGCCCAGTACGTCGAGCCATTGGCCAGCTCACCCTTGCTCAGTACGGCGATGCTCAGGTGTTCGGGGAGCGTCAGGGCCAGGGTCAGGCCTGCGGCGCCGCTGCCGATGACCAGGACGTCGTGCTGGAAATGTTGGCTCATTATTCGAGTAATCCGCTGGGTGCCGCCCACTAGTATATAGAGGGGGGCAGCGGCACAATAGCCAGTCCGGTGGGTTGTCTCGAGCAGAAGGTGTATCGTTGCGAGCTGGCGATGTGCCTGCCAAGGTTGTCTGTCGTAAAGTGGTGCTGGAGCTTCATATGCTCCTCTATGGCCAGGATGAACTTTTTTAGTAGTCAAGGTTCTATAGCGGAGTCGCCCCGGAGAGGGATTATGTCTGGTGGCTCGAGCGAATGAAGGTCGCGTCAGCGGGGTTCGTTTCGACAGTCAGGCGATCTAAGACTATTCGCGCAGCAGGGACATAGCTCTGGTGCGCTGTTTCGTGCAAAACCAGAAAATGTTTTGCGGGAAGCTTGTTCGGAGGGGGAGAACTTTTGCACATGGCTCGAGTCTATTTTTGCAGATCGATCCTCTGGCAGACGCAGATCTCCTACGAGCTCAACGAGGAGTATTCATGCTAACCCAGGAAGAGGATCAGCAGCTGGTCGAGCGCGTTCAGCGCGGTGACAAGCGAGCGTTTGATCTGTTGGTGCTGAAGTACCAGCACAAGATTCTCGGGTTGATCGTGCGGTTCGTGCACGACACCCATGAAGCTCAGGATGTGGCGCAGGAAGCTTTTGTAAAAGCTTATCGGGCGCTGGGAAACTTTCGCGGTGACAGTGCGTTCTATACATGGCTGTACCGCATCGCCATCAACACGGCGAAGAATCATCTGGTGTCTCGCGGTCGGCGACCACCGGATAACGATGTAAGCGCAGAGGATGCAGAGTTCTACGACGGCGATCATGCCCTCAAGGACATCGAGTCTCCCGAGCGTGCGTTGTTGAGGGATGAAATCGAGGCAACCGTGCATCGGAGCATCCAGCAACTGCCAGAAGATTTACGAACGGCGCTAACGTTACGTGAATTTGATGGTCTGAGTTACGAAGACATTGCGAGCGTCATGCAATGTCCTGTTGGCACCGTGCGTTCGCGAATCTTTCGGGCGCGTGAAGCCATCGACAAGTCCCTGCAACCGCTGTTGCAGGAAGCCTGAGACAGCGGCGACAGCCAAGAGAGGAACCGCTATGAGTCGTGAAGCCCTGCAGGAATCGCTGTCCGCGGTGATGGATAACGAAGCGGATGAACTTGAACTTCGGCGTGTGCTCGGTGCGAGCGACGATGCCGAGTTGCGTGCTACCTGGTCGCGTTACCAGGTCGCCCGTGCCGTGATGCACAAAGATCTTCTTGTGCCACGTCTGGACATCGCCGCAGCCGTTTCCGCTGCCCTGGAAAACGATGTCACGCCAGTGATGCAGGAAGACAAGAAGGTCGTACGTGGCCCTTGGCGCAGCCTCGGTCGTGTAGCTGTTGCAGCTACCGTAACCGTAGCAGTGCTGGCCGGTGTACGCTTCTACAATCAGGACGATGTTGCAGGAGCCCAGCTGGCTCAGCAGCAGACTCAGCCATCCATAGCTCTGCCGCAGGCTCAAGGGCCGGCGATTCTGGCGGGTTTCAACACTTCGGATGAACAGCCGAGCGTGGAAACCGTCTCTGCAGAAGGCGAAGGCTGGCATGAGCAGCGTCTGCCCGAGTACCTGCGTCAGCATGCTCAGCAGTCCGCTCCTGGCGCTACCGAGAACGCACTGCCGTTCGCCCGGTCCGCGAGTGTAGAAGAGCGTTAAGAAGGACGCGCATGCGCTTCATTCCCGCTACTTCCCTGGTGCTCGGCAGCCTATTGGCAATCCCCGCCATAGCTGCCGACGCTCAGGACTGGTTGCAAAGGCTTAACAAGGCCGAAAGCAGCCAAAGCTTTCAGGGCACCTTCGTTTACGAACGCAACGGCACTCTCTCAACCCACAGCATCTGGCGTCAGGTCGAGCCGGGTGGAGGTGTGCGCGAGCGGCTGTTGCAGCTCGATGGTGCCCCTGAGGAAGTGCTTCGGGTCAATGGCCAGGCGCAGTGCGCCAGTGGCTCTTCATCCGCAGAGCTGGTCGATGACCAGGCCTGGCCGAGCCATGACCTGAACACCGAGCAACTGGGTGAGTGGTACGAGATGCGGGTGACGGGTGAATCACGTGTCGCGGGGCGTCCTGCGGTGGTTCTCGGGTTATTGCCGCGTGATCAGTACCGATATGGCGTGGAGCTGCATCTGGATCGTGAAACGGGTCTGCCCCTGAAGTCGTTGCTGGTCAGCGATAAGGGCGTGTTGCTCGAGCGCTTCCAGTTCACCCAGCTCGATACCGCGCAAGCGCAACCCGCCAAGGTGCTGCAGCCTTCAGCTGATTGCGCACCTGTACGCCTCGTCAAAGCCGACAAGAAGCGGCCAGAACTCTGGCGCTCCGACTGGGTTCCGCCTGGTTTCAGCCTCAGCGCTGTCACTCAACGTCGAAGCCCCGCCTCCACAGATAACGTCGACTGCCTGATCTACGATGACGGGCTGGCGCGTTTTTCCGTGTTCCTCGAACCTCTGCATGACGCCACGGTCGCCGATGCGCGTAGCCAATTGGGCCCAACCGTGGCCGTTTCGCGACGCCTGACAACTGATGATGGAGATGTCATGGTTACGGTCGTGGGAGAAATTCCGCTTGGAACGGCGGAGCGCGTCGCCATGTCGATGCGCGCTGACGATGTGCATGCAACTCCGTAAGGGTCGGTGATAACGATCTCGGACGATTTTGCCGCTGTATCGTCATGTTCTGTTTTACCGATGGCCCCCGCAGGGGGCTCGTTTGTTCTGGATGGGGAAGAATCTGTAATGTCGATGCCTAGCCTGAAAACCTATGCGGCCGCGCTTTTCGCGGTGTTCATGATGGGGCAGTCCATTGCTGCGCATGCGCAGTTGCCGGACTTCACGCCACTCGTCGAAGCCGCTTCGCCCGCCGTGGTCAATATCAGCACCCGGCAGAAAGTG encodes:
- the rpoE gene encoding RNA polymerase sigma factor RpoE; translated protein: MLTQEEDQQLVERVQRGDKRAFDLLVLKYQHKILGLIVRFVHDTHEAQDVAQEAFVKAYRALGNFRGDSAFYTWLYRIAINTAKNHLVSRGRRPPDNDVSAEDAEFYDGDHALKDIESPERALLRDEIEATVHRSIQQLPEDLRTALTLREFDGLSYEDIASVMQCPVGTVRSRIFRAREAIDKSLQPLLQEA
- the ygfZ gene encoding CAF17-like 4Fe-4S cluster assembly/insertion protein YgfZ, whose translation is MADSAFFCPLTHEGILAVRGPDAGKFLQGQITCNINYLGASGSSLGARCTPKGRMLSSFRIVSVAEGFLLAMDRDLLEAQLADLQKYVVFSKAKLGDESEAWVRFGLSGGEGALQALGLELAAETDSVASTESLLAIRLSDGRAELWTPAEQAEGIRLQLSERLPQGTLNDWLLAQIRAGIGQVTGATRELFIPQMINLQAVGGVSFKKGCYTGQEIVARMQYLGKLKRRLYRLTLNTDQAPQPGAELFSPVHRSSVGEVVLAAPSATGVELLAVLQEDAANDGNIHLGTPEGLPLDLLDLPYTLDSNREIQR
- the nadB gene encoding L-aspartate oxidase translates to MSQHFQHDVLVIGSGAAGLTLALTLPEHLSIAVLSKGELANGSTYWAQGGVAAVLDGSDTVDSHVDDTLNAGGGLCREDAVRFTVEHSREAIQWLIDQGVPFTRDDEHDREDGGFEFHLTREGGHSHRRIIHAADATGAAIFNTLLERTRQRSNVELLEQRVAVDLITERKLGREGQRCLGAYVLDRRSGEVDTHHARFVILATGGAAKVYLYTSNPDGACGDGIAMAWRAGCRVGNLEFNQFHPTCLYHPQAKSFLITEALRGEGALLRLPNGERFMPRFDPREELAPRDIVARAIDHEMKRLGVDCVYLDISHKPADFVKSHFPTVHQRCLEFGIDITRQAIPVVPAAHYTCGGVLVDQAGRSDVPGLYAIGETSFTGLHGANRMASNSLLECFVYARSAAADIVANLDQVQMPAELPSWDASQVTDSDEDVIIAHNWDELRRFMWDYVGIVRTTKRLQRAQHRVRLLLDEIDEFYSNYKVSRDLIELRNLAQVAELMILSAMERKESRGLHYTLDYPDLLAQARDTILRPANADG
- a CDS encoding MucB/RseB C-terminal domain-containing protein, producing the protein MRFIPATSLVLGSLLAIPAIAADAQDWLQRLNKAESSQSFQGTFVYERNGTLSTHSIWRQVEPGGGVRERLLQLDGAPEEVLRVNGQAQCASGSSSAELVDDQAWPSHDLNTEQLGEWYEMRVTGESRVAGRPAVVLGLLPRDQYRYGVELHLDRETGLPLKSLLVSDKGVLLERFQFTQLDTAQAQPAKVLQPSADCAPVRLVKADKKRPELWRSDWVPPGFSLSAVTQRRSPASTDNVDCLIYDDGLARFSVFLEPLHDATVADARSQLGPTVAVSRRLTTDDGDVMVTVVGEIPLGTAERVAMSMRADDVHATP
- a CDS encoding HDOD domain-containing protein, with protein sequence MSKLAEKVQLDLTRAIDNDELVLPTLPEVALKVREAAEDPNVGIPELSKVIGNDAALTARIIKVVNSPLLRTNREITDLQMAIGRLGINYTCNLATGLAMEQMFQATTDVVDRKMREVWNKSTEIAGICHVLSRHYTRLMPDQATLAGLVHQIGVLPILTYAEEHSELLADSISLNHVIEQIHPIIGDKILRTWEFPEMIACVPGQYLNFSRDSAKVDYVDLVQVATLQSFIGTPHPYTQLDWNRIPAFAKLGIKPDMDLHSDEDLSAAMDAAMAMLQ
- a CDS encoding protein YgfX translates to MSSPSKRFECHWQPSRRLLEVYLCAQALALLTLLLIDIPLWARISALLLLAAHAAWVLPRHVLLSSPAVFCGLRHDDLGWQARREAGDWLPVTLLPDSVALPWLVIVRFRLPGEYRVRSLCLLADSMPHDAHRRLRVHLKFSRQRWRVAE
- a CDS encoding FAD assembly factor SdhE, with protein sequence MVDATELNRLFWHSRRGMLELDVLLVPFVREVYATLNDEDRARYRKLLECEDQDMFGWFMQRGEPEDADLRYIVRMILDRVQPK
- a CDS encoding sigma-E factor negative regulatory protein, encoding MSREALQESLSAVMDNEADELELRRVLGASDDAELRATWSRYQVARAVMHKDLLVPRLDIAAAVSAALENDVTPVMQEDKKVVRGPWRSLGRVAVAATVTVAVLAGVRFYNQDDVAGAQLAQQQTQPSIALPQAQGPAILAGFNTSDEQPSVETVSAEGEGWHEQRLPEYLRQHAQQSAPGATENALPFARSASVEER